One segment of Sporanaerobacter acetigenes DSM 13106 DNA contains the following:
- a CDS encoding metallophosphoesterase → MIFGIGDLHLDYSQEKPMGVFGEKWINHEEKIFNNWKLKVRDEDLVLIPGDISWALKLDEAYYDLKRVDELPGKKIITKGNHDYWWESKKKMDSLKLNSIFFIQNDSYIYENTAIVGCRGWIAKDGEGFSPHDEKMYNRELGRLENSLNSIKQNTEKKIVMLHYPPFNEDFSPNEFVYLMKKSAVDICVYGHLHSEGHKYVVEGNIEGIRFICVSSDYINFSPKELL, encoded by the coding sequence TTTGGTGAGAAATGGATAAATCATGAAGAAAAGATATTTAACAATTGGAAATTGAAAGTAAGAGATGAAGACCTAGTTCTTATACCTGGAGATATATCTTGGGCTTTGAAATTAGATGAAGCTTATTATGATTTAAAGCGTGTTGATGAATTGCCAGGCAAAAAAATCATAACTAAGGGAAACCATGATTATTGGTGGGAAAGTAAAAAAAAGATGGATAGTTTAAAACTCAATTCTATATTTTTTATTCAAAATGATAGCTACATATATGAAAATACAGCTATTGTTGGATGTAGGGGCTGGATAGCTAAAGATGGTGAAGGGTTTTCACCCCATGATGAAAAAATGTACAATAGGGAATTGGGGAGACTGGAAAATTCTTTGAATTCAATTAAACAAAATACTGAAAAGAAGATTGTTATGCTTCATTATCCACCATTTAATGAGGATTTTTCACCAAATGAATTTGTATATTTGATGAAGAAAAGTGCAGTTGATATTTGTGTTTATGGGCATTTGCATTCTGAAGGTCACAAATATGTTGTTGAGGGAAATATTGAAGGAATACGATTTATTTGTGTGTCAAGTGATTATATAAATTTTTCACCTAAAGAACTATTATAA
- the nagB gene encoding glucosamine-6-phosphate deaminase encodes MKIIVKKDYESLSNTAANIIKEEIEKKENFLLGLATGSTPIGTYKELIRFHKEEGLDFSKVVTFNLDEYLNIPYTNSNSYHYFMEENLFKHINVPKDNIHIPDGNAEDVGKFCREYDKKIEDYGGMDLQILGIGENGHIAFNEPDDELYLGTHIAGLTESTIKANSRFFDSIDEVPKKAITMGIGSIMKSKKILLLANGEKKAPMIAELLKQEKVSTKIPASFLLLHPDVVVILDEAAAKDYLKEV; translated from the coding sequence ATGAAAATTATTGTTAAAAAAGATTATGAGAGTTTAAGTAATACAGCTGCTAATATCATAAAAGAGGAAATTGAGAAAAAAGAAAATTTTTTATTAGGATTAGCAACAGGGAGTACACCTATAGGTACTTATAAGGAACTTATAAGATTTCACAAAGAAGAAGGATTAGATTTTTCTAAAGTAGTTACATTTAATTTAGATGAGTATTTAAATATTCCATATACCAATTCAAATAGCTATCATTATTTTATGGAAGAAAATTTGTTTAAACATATAAATGTTCCTAAAGACAATATTCATATTCCAGATGGAAATGCAGAAGATGTGGGAAAGTTTTGCAGAGAGTATGATAAAAAAATAGAAGATTATGGTGGAATGGATTTACAAATACTGGGCATAGGAGAAAATGGACATATTGCTTTCAATGAGCCTGATGATGAACTTTATTTAGGAACTCATATCGCTGGACTTACTGAATCTACTATAAAGGCAAATTCAAGATTTTTTGATTCTATTGATGAAGTTCCCAAAAAGGCTATAACTATGGGAATTGGAAGTATCATGAAGTCGAAAAAAATACTTCTTTTGGCTAATGGAGAGAAAAAAGCTCCTATGATTGCTGAATTGTTAAAACAAGAGAAAGTTTCTACAAAAATACCAGCTTCTTTTTTATTATTGCATCCTGATGTAGTTGTAATTTTAGATGAAGCAGCTGCTAAGGATTATCTTAAAGAGGTATAA
- a CDS encoding class IV adenylate cyclase, with the protein MEKELEVKILNIVKDEIQKKLSNVGASLIKREEQINYLLDSKDNSIQCKNNSYLRLRETKDLDTDQTKYTLTLKENVSKDGIRENIEISSDIEDKKALLYIMKVLGYDVIQKGFKERISYIYDEIRFDIDTWDESTYPYTYMEIEVKSQDDLIKAIKLLNIDEKNISTKSIVDLRKDLGLTT; encoded by the coding sequence ATGGAAAAGGAATTGGAAGTTAAGATACTTAATATTGTCAAAGATGAAATTCAAAAGAAATTATCTAATGTTGGTGCATCTTTAATAAAAAGAGAAGAACAAATAAATTATCTATTAGATTCAAAGGACAATAGCATACAATGTAAAAATAATAGCTATTTGAGATTGAGAGAAACAAAAGATTTAGATACAGATCAAACAAAGTATACTCTTACTCTAAAAGAAAATGTTTCTAAAGATGGAATCAGAGAAAATATAGAAATTAGTAGTGATATAGAAGATAAAAAAGCATTATTGTATATAATGAAAGTATTAGGTTATGATGTGATTCAAAAAGGCTTTAAAGAGAGAATTTCATATATTTATGATGAAATAAGATTTGATATAGATACTTGGGATGAAAGTACTTATCCATATACTTATATGGAAATAGAAGTTAAAAGCCAAGATGATTTGATAAAAGCTATAAAATTGTTAAATATAGATGAAAAGAATATATCAACTAAATCTATAGTGGATTTGAGAAAAGACCTGGGTTTAACTACCTAG
- a CDS encoding L,D-transpeptidase, whose amino-acid sequence MKRMFITFILICCSILLSSCGYKTPKKLDIDKFQLENSINEAKDEKELESDISDISVKEDNSMTSKAQNGQNIDYLLRNKKYLQKNESLANFSLGAGNLSRTFKTVVPEKFNVDIRYNKYLMPYDYYMFTVDTVDIYNKPSYNGNVLGKAKMYDKVKLLNEVNGDKIKNMNSNKWFGINWYDKNGNLLEGFVPSGTGSVRTFNFENMYTAIIDLEGKLKAGNYGYISNYKDENGSPPLMNGKALDEYDMQAYQSAPAYANLNDMTKFRYFPDGMLVSVLGEVKGYFKVKSTEYSGEYWIPKKYISFDDNLDTFAKAIVVDTTNQNQAAFEKRGDKWTLISYALATTGVKDKIRYETPLGKFKVMEKKERFYYLDENLKEISGYAPYGIRFSQGAYIHGIPVEFVVKNGKKTDPGIKEYLFTIGTVPRSHKCVRNYTSHAQFLFNWADPNDTAVIVIK is encoded by the coding sequence ATGAAAAGAATGTTTATAACTTTTATATTGATATGTTGTAGTATTTTACTTTCATCTTGTGGCTATAAAACACCAAAGAAACTAGATATTGATAAGTTTCAACTAGAAAACAGTATAAATGAAGCAAAAGATGAAAAAGAATTGGAGTCAGATATTAGTGATATAAGTGTAAAAGAAGACAATAGTATGACATCAAAGGCCCAAAATGGTCAAAATATTGATTATCTTTTGAGAAATAAAAAGTATTTACAAAAAAATGAATCACTTGCCAATTTTTCTTTGGGAGCTGGAAATTTAAGCAGAACATTTAAAACGGTAGTTCCAGAAAAGTTTAATGTAGATATAAGATATAATAAATATTTAATGCCTTATGATTATTATATGTTTACAGTTGATACTGTAGATATATACAATAAGCCATCCTATAATGGCAATGTTTTAGGAAAAGCAAAAATGTATGACAAAGTAAAACTATTGAATGAAGTGAATGGTGACAAAATAAAAAACATGAATTCAAATAAGTGGTTTGGAATTAACTGGTATGACAAAAATGGAAATTTGCTTGAGGGATTTGTTCCAAGTGGTACGGGGTCAGTTAGAACTTTTAATTTTGAAAATATGTATACAGCTATAATAGATCTTGAAGGAAAACTGAAAGCTGGTAATTATGGTTATATATCCAATTATAAGGATGAAAATGGTTCTCCTCCCTTAATGAATGGAAAGGCATTAGATGAATATGATATGCAAGCTTACCAAAGCGCACCTGCCTATGCAAATTTAAATGATATGACTAAATTTAGATATTTTCCTGATGGAATGCTGGTTTCTGTATTAGGGGAAGTTAAAGGATATTTCAAAGTTAAAAGTACAGAGTATAGTGGAGAGTATTGGATCCCTAAAAAATATATTTCTTTTGATGATAACTTAGATACATTTGCCAAGGCTATTGTTGTAGATACTACCAATCAGAATCAGGCAGCGTTTGAAAAAAGAGGAGATAAGTGGACGCTTATATCATATGCATTGGCTACTACTGGAGTTAAAGACAAGATTAGATATGAGACACCTCTAGGAAAGTTTAAAGTTATGGAAAAAAAGGAGCGATTTTATTATTTAGATGAGAACCTAAAGGAGATCAGTGGATATGCTCCTTATGGTATCAGATTTTCTCAAGGAGCATATATACATGGAATACCTGTAGAATTCGTAGTTAAAAATGGTAAGAAAACAGACCCGGGAATTAAAGAATATCTATTTACTATAGGTACTGTTCCTAGATCACATAAATGTGTTAGAAACTACACAAGTCATGCTCAATTTCTATTTAATTGGGCAGATCCTAATGATACAGCAGTTATAGTTATTAAATAA
- the ppsA gene encoding phosphoenolpyruvate synthase — MSEYKYIRWFNEIDKNDIPVVGGKGANLGEMTQKGVNVPPGFCVTAGAYRDFIKLSNLQDKIKEKIASFDVENSDELQIKSKEIRDLINECQIPEVIANEIIEAYNEFSKNVELENPFVAIRSSATAEDLPEASFAGQQDTYLHINSIKEVLNFTRKCWASLWTGRAIYYRQEQGFDHFEVSLSVVVQKMVNSEKSGVMFTANPVNNNRNEMMINASWGLGEAIVSGTVSPDEYIFDKESRNISEKHIAEKITMIVKKEDGVGTVEVNVGDYLGFDKINKQCLTDEEIYKLADYGMKIENIYGKHQDIEWAFDEDTHELYILQARPITTLKEKEEVKAMNEKTELNVLVRGLPASPGIASGKVKNILDISEIARVEDGDILVTVMTNPDMVPAMRRASAVVTDEGGRTCHAAIVSRELGIPCIVGAKTASETLKEGMEVTVDATRGVVYEGKVLQEEKSKEKGEVTVSGAAISEDFIHRLAPITATKIYMNLGEPSIIGRYKNLPFDGIGLMRTEFIFTNMIGAHPMYLVKTGQGQLMIDKMAEGIMTVAQEIYPKPIVVRLSDFRTNEFRGLKGGDEVEPIENNPMIGWRGVSRYISPDYEEGFRLECRALKKVREEYGLTNVWAMLPFVRTTWELVRVKNIMEEEGLVQNNSFKLWIMAEVPSVVFEAEEFAQLVDGFSIGSNDLTQLIMGADRDSGILNNMGYFDERNEAVKRAISILIKAAHKYGKTISICGQGPSQYPEFAEFLVQEGIDSMSVNPDTVAYTRRLVATVEQRIILNKIRGL, encoded by the coding sequence ATGAGCGAATATAAGTATATAAGATGGTTTAATGAAATAGACAAAAACGATATACCTGTTGTGGGAGGAAAAGGAGCAAACTTAGGCGAAATGACGCAAAAAGGAGTTAATGTACCACCTGGATTTTGTGTGACAGCTGGTGCTTATAGAGATTTCATCAAGTTATCTAATTTGCAAGACAAGATAAAAGAAAAGATTGCAAGTTTTGATGTAGAAAATTCTGATGAATTACAAATTAAATCTAAAGAGATAAGAGATTTAATCAACGAATGTCAAATACCAGAAGTTATAGCAAATGAAATAATAGAAGCATATAATGAATTTAGTAAAAATGTTGAATTGGAAAATCCATTTGTAGCGATTAGAAGTTCAGCAACAGCTGAAGACTTGCCAGAAGCTTCTTTTGCTGGACAACAAGATACTTATCTTCATATAAATAGTATAAAAGAAGTCCTAAATTTCACAAGAAAATGTTGGGCATCTCTTTGGACAGGAAGAGCTATTTATTATAGACAGGAACAGGGATTTGATCATTTTGAAGTTTCACTTAGTGTGGTAGTACAAAAAATGGTCAATAGTGAAAAGTCTGGGGTTATGTTTACAGCAAATCCTGTAAACAACAACAGAAATGAAATGATGATAAATGCAAGCTGGGGATTAGGAGAGGCAATAGTATCAGGAACAGTTTCTCCAGATGAATATATATTTGATAAAGAATCAAGAAATATTTCAGAAAAACATATTGCAGAAAAAATCACTATGATAGTTAAAAAAGAAGATGGAGTCGGGACAGTAGAAGTAAATGTAGGAGATTATTTAGGATTTGATAAAATAAACAAACAATGTTTGACTGATGAAGAAATATATAAATTGGCAGATTACGGAATGAAAATAGAAAATATTTATGGGAAACATCAAGATATTGAATGGGCTTTTGATGAAGATACACACGAACTTTATATTTTGCAGGCAAGGCCTATTACTACACTGAAAGAGAAGGAGGAAGTAAAAGCCATGAATGAAAAAACTGAGTTGAATGTATTGGTTAGAGGATTACCTGCTTCTCCAGGTATAGCTAGTGGAAAAGTAAAGAATATACTTGATATAAGTGAGATTGCAAGAGTAGAAGATGGGGATATTTTAGTTACAGTTATGACAAATCCAGATATGGTTCCAGCCATGAGAAGAGCAAGCGCAGTTGTCACTGATGAAGGTGGCAGAACTTGTCACGCAGCTATTGTTTCAAGAGAACTTGGCATACCTTGTATAGTGGGAGCTAAAACTGCAAGTGAAACTCTAAAAGAAGGCATGGAAGTTACTGTAGATGCTACAAGAGGAGTAGTTTATGAAGGAAAAGTATTGCAGGAAGAAAAGAGTAAAGAAAAAGGTGAAGTTACTGTTTCGGGTGCAGCTATAAGTGAAGATTTTATACATCGATTAGCCCCAATTACTGCAACAAAGATATACATGAATCTTGGAGAACCATCCATAATAGGAAGATATAAAAACTTGCCTTTTGATGGAATAGGTCTTATGAGAACTGAATTTATATTTACTAATATGATTGGAGCACATCCAATGTATTTAGTGAAAACTGGTCAAGGACAGTTGATGATAGATAAAATGGCAGAAGGAATCATGACTGTAGCACAAGAAATATATCCAAAACCTATAGTTGTAAGGCTTAGTGATTTTAGAACTAATGAATTTAGAGGATTAAAGGGTGGGGATGAAGTAGAACCAATTGAAAACAATCCTATGATTGGATGGAGAGGTGTATCTAGATATATTTCACCTGATTATGAAGAAGGATTTAGACTTGAATGTAGAGCTCTTAAAAAAGTAAGAGAAGAATATGGTCTTACAAATGTATGGGCAATGCTTCCTTTTGTAAGAACTACATGGGAACTTGTGAGAGTTAAAAATATCATGGAAGAAGAAGGATTGGTTCAAAACAATAGTTTTAAATTATGGATAATGGCAGAAGTACCATCAGTAGTATTTGAAGCTGAAGAATTTGCACAACTTGTTGATGGATTCAGTATTGGTTCAAATGATTTAACTCAACTAATTATGGGAGCTGATAGAGATTCAGGTATTCTAAACAATATGGGATATTTTGATGAGAGAAATGAGGCAGTTAAAAGAGCAATTTCAATACTTATAAAGGCAGCTCATAAATATGGAAAGACTATTTCAATTTGTGGTCAAGGACCATCTCAATATCCTGAATTTGCAGAATTCCTTGTTCAAGAAGGAATAGATAGTATGAGCGTAAATCCAGATACAGTAGCATATACGAGAAGATTAGTTGCTACTGTAGAGCAGAGAATTATACTCAACAAAATAAGAGGATTATAA